A window from Prosthecochloris marina encodes these proteins:
- a CDS encoding adenosylcobinamide amidohydrolase, with amino-acid sequence MKQKEYCHMKLGDYGAAEVHRERKMLIVRFNRPHRVISTCRVNGGIHEDLECLFNHQSCEPAGHSRKELKTVLSAPERYLQGLCERFELPEKTASLGTAANMNYAAIETKSFKNLEVTAICTGGVEGNAGRVGDPASVWEQDGVFEPLEKGGKEPHGTINTILLINRELTRGAMVRTIMTVTEAKTAVLQELAVSSRYSDGLATGTGTDQIAVACALTGDTPLTSAGKHAKLGELIGSAVSGAIRKTLALQNSLTPGNQRSILEHIKRFGAGREHMTESIARRLQEETAAVFRRNFNSLDRDPVAVGASCSLVHARDKVAWGILPQSCMREIFIMHGAQLATGISHRVERYADFSRILSLEPVSMNNHDFLEFVYASCALGYSEKWKD; translated from the coding sequence ATGAAGCAAAAGGAGTATTGTCATATGAAGTTGGGCGACTACGGTGCAGCAGAGGTTCACAGGGAGCGAAAAATGCTGATTGTGCGATTCAACAGGCCGCACAGGGTGATTTCAACCTGCAGAGTGAACGGCGGGATTCATGAGGATCTCGAATGTCTATTCAATCATCAGTCTTGCGAGCCCGCGGGCCACAGCAGAAAAGAACTCAAAACCGTACTGTCGGCTCCTGAACGTTATTTGCAGGGATTGTGTGAGCGTTTCGAGCTTCCTGAAAAAACAGCTTCTCTCGGTACGGCGGCAAACATGAACTATGCCGCTATCGAAACGAAGTCGTTCAAGAATCTGGAAGTGACCGCGATTTGTACCGGAGGGGTTGAAGGTAACGCCGGAAGGGTCGGGGATCCTGCCTCTGTCTGGGAACAGGACGGTGTGTTCGAACCTCTTGAAAAAGGCGGAAAAGAGCCTCATGGGACCATAAACACCATACTGCTCATCAATCGGGAGCTGACACGTGGAGCCATGGTCCGAACCATCATGACCGTGACTGAAGCCAAAACCGCCGTTTTGCAGGAACTTGCGGTGTCCTCGAGGTATTCCGATGGTCTTGCGACTGGAACCGGTACGGATCAGATCGCTGTGGCCTGTGCGCTGACCGGCGATACGCCGCTGACAAGTGCAGGCAAGCATGCCAAACTCGGAGAACTTATAGGATCAGCTGTTTCAGGAGCTATAAGGAAGACGCTTGCATTGCAGAATTCATTGACTCCCGGCAATCAGCGTTCCATCCTGGAGCATATCAAGCGTTTCGGCGCCGGTCGTGAGCATATGACAGAGTCCATCGCCCGCAGGCTACAGGAAGAAACGGCAGCGGTTTTCAGGCGTAATTTCAACAGCCTCGATCGTGACCCCGTAGCGGTCGGGGCATCATGTTCGCTGGTGCACGCCCGGGATAAGGTGGCCTGGGGCATTCTTCCGCAATCATGCATGAGGGAGATTTTTATCATGCACGGAGCGCAGCTTGCCACCGGGATCTCTCATCGTGTTGAACGTTATGCCGATTTCTCCCGGATACTGTCATTGGAACCTGTCAGTATGAACAATCATGATTTTCTGGAATTCGTGTACGCTTCGTGTGCGCTTGGCTATAGTGAAAAATGGAAAGACTGA
- a CDS encoding ABC transporter substrate-binding protein, giving the protein MQGYGGWIVFLALMATLLGTSCSSVSDEQAVTADGKAKMQTVKYASRFSIMKRDDGCTLVKVLSPEGTDIGIDYAYLLVPHDRSVPEDRGTAAVVRIPLKRVTCENGFHVSLIEMLDCFDAIAGVSGKRRIGQDRVHKMIDSGALPVTGYMRGLNMETLVKIDPDLAFVNVTSASSDIFEKMMAYGLRPGFFCASLEEHPLGALEWIKFMGAFFEKDSLAASIFEKQEQAYLDVQKTAEHLTRKPSVITGYSRKGAWSIMGSSRWFVTMLEHAGSEYLFRGQETDRGHILSHEVAMDAGMKADFWVNTHFRVTDLDGLLEIDERYRLFSSVKKGMVYNNNNYRFENGRNRFWDSGMVEPHVLLADLITIFHPEVLPDHTLKYYRRLEKR; this is encoded by the coding sequence ATGCAAGGATATGGGGGCTGGATCGTTTTTCTGGCTCTGATGGCCACATTGCTTGGAACGTCTTGTTCTTCAGTATCGGATGAACAGGCTGTGACGGCCGACGGGAAAGCGAAGATGCAAACGGTCAAATATGCCAGTCGATTTTCCATCATGAAGCGCGATGACGGTTGTACTCTGGTAAAGGTACTTTCTCCGGAAGGGACGGATATCGGTATCGATTATGCATATTTGCTTGTGCCGCATGACCGATCGGTCCCTGAAGACAGAGGAACGGCCGCAGTGGTCAGAATTCCCCTGAAGCGGGTGACCTGTGAAAACGGTTTTCATGTATCGCTGATAGAAATGCTCGACTGTTTCGATGCCATAGCCGGGGTTTCCGGAAAGCGCAGAATCGGGCAGGACCGGGTGCACAAAATGATAGACAGCGGAGCGCTTCCGGTGACAGGTTATATGCGTGGATTGAACATGGAAACCCTGGTCAAGATCGATCCTGACCTCGCTTTTGTCAATGTGACCAGCGCATCCTCCGACATCTTTGAAAAAATGATGGCCTACGGACTCCGTCCGGGTTTTTTCTGTGCGTCACTCGAGGAGCATCCTCTCGGTGCACTTGAATGGATCAAGTTCATGGGGGCTTTTTTTGAAAAAGATTCGCTTGCCGCCAGTATATTCGAAAAGCAGGAGCAGGCGTACCTCGATGTCCAGAAAACAGCCGAACATTTAACCCGGAAGCCTTCGGTAATAACCGGGTACAGCAGGAAAGGCGCATGGTCGATCATGGGGTCTTCTCGCTGGTTCGTCACCATGCTCGAACATGCCGGGAGTGAATATCTTTTCAGAGGTCAGGAGACCGATAGGGGGCATATTCTGAGCCATGAGGTTGCCATGGATGCCGGCATGAAAGCGGATTTTTGGGTGAACACCCATTTCAGGGTAACCGATCTCGACGGTTTGCTGGAAATCGATGAACGGTACCGGTTGTTCAGTTCCGTCAAGAAAGGAATGGTATATAACAACAATAACTATCGGTTTGAAAACGGGCGGAACCGTTTCTGGGATAGCGGTATGGTTGAACCGCATGTTTTACTTGCCGATCTTATCACTATTTTTCATCCCGAAGTCTTGCCGGACCATACCCTGAAATATTACAGGCGCCTTGAAAAGCGATGA
- a CDS encoding ABC transporter ATP-binding protein, with protein MKNEVLLTHDLAIGYQNRRLVKEAEKHGRKYPGKVVADNLSLDLAKGELVCLLGPNGSGKSTLMRTIAGVQKPLGGHVTLDGRSLERLSTKETARLLSLVLTDRVMTGNLSVYALVALGRYPYTGWMGKLSKDDETVVREAIAITGTRRFACRHISDLSDGERQKVMIARALAQDTPVILLDEPTAHLDLPNRIEVVRLLKQLARERGKSIVMSTHELDLALQAADRIWLMSPVQAEESGKNIEMISGMPEELILDGRLEKAFKRNGFEFDRESGSFRINQHHEGCIGLVGEGTLAYWTKRALERIGYKVVIDASLPCRIEVSEDRGNRWWRYYNGKSGEPFEIQDIGSVISCIKKNKTDSEIVA; from the coding sequence ATGAAGAACGAAGTGTTACTGACTCACGATCTGGCGATCGGATATCAGAACCGTCGCCTTGTCAAAGAAGCGGAAAAGCATGGTCGCAAGTATCCCGGAAAAGTTGTTGCGGACAATCTGTCTCTCGACCTCGCCAAAGGGGAGCTGGTTTGTCTGCTGGGGCCCAACGGGTCTGGAAAATCGACATTGATGAGAACCATTGCCGGTGTACAGAAGCCTCTCGGTGGACATGTGACCCTTGATGGCAGATCTCTTGAAAGGCTTTCGACCAAAGAAACGGCAAGACTTCTCAGCCTCGTGCTTACCGACAGGGTCATGACCGGTAATCTTTCGGTGTATGCCCTTGTCGCTCTTGGCCGTTATCCTTATACCGGCTGGATGGGGAAGCTTTCAAAGGATGATGAAACCGTTGTCAGGGAGGCCATAGCCATTACCGGTACACGACGGTTCGCTTGTCGTCACATCAGTGATCTGAGCGACGGTGAACGCCAGAAGGTCATGATTGCGCGTGCACTTGCCCAGGATACACCCGTTATTCTGCTCGATGAGCCTACCGCTCATCTTGATCTTCCCAATCGCATCGAGGTCGTTCGTCTTTTGAAGCAACTGGCGAGAGAGCGAGGGAAATCTATCGTGATGTCTACGCATGAACTCGACCTTGCGCTTCAGGCAGCTGACAGGATCTGGTTGATGAGTCCCGTTCAGGCAGAAGAGAGTGGAAAAAACATCGAGATGATCTCGGGGATGCCTGAAGAGCTTATTCTTGACGGTAGACTCGAAAAAGCCTTCAAGCGTAACGGATTCGAGTTTGATCGGGAGTCAGGTTCGTTCAGGATAAATCAGCACCACGAGGGTTGTATAGGTCTTGTCGGAGAAGGAACCCTTGCTTATTGGACGAAAAGAGCGCTCGAGAGGATCGGTTACAAAGTTGTCATCGATGCATCATTGCCCTGCAGGATAGAGGTTTCGGAGGACAGGGGTAACCGTTGGTGGCGTTATTATAATGGAAAAAGCGGTGAACCGTTCGAGATTCAGGATATCGGCAGCGTCATCAGCTGTATCAAAAAGAACAAGACAGACTCGGAGATCGTAGCATGA
- a CDS encoding FecCD family ABC transporter permease yields the protein MGIKVDSQTSPEHSWPLLSPKNSLIALLFVIMAFFFMLDLALGSVKIPLGNIIDIVFGKGSENEAWEKIVTYIRIPKALTAVIAGAALSASGLQMQTLFRNPLAGPSVLGISAGASLGVAMVMLASGAAANAFAIRQLGLGGSWLIVVASTLGAAFVLLIVLGIAVRIKDNIVLLIVGIMVGNITISIISIWQYFSEPEQIQDYLIWTFGSLGGVLGSQLYVLAIVVGIGLMISFAASKSLNVMLLGENYARSLGMSTLYVRITVIAATSLLAGSVTGFCGPIGFIGIAVPHLTRSILNTSDHRFLMPSSCLVGAILMLVCDIIAQMPGSQTTLPINAVTALIGSPVVIWVIMKNRNLKSSFA from the coding sequence ATGGGCATAAAGGTGGACAGTCAAACAAGCCCGGAACATTCCTGGCCTCTTCTTTCTCCAAAAAACAGTCTGATCGCTCTGCTTTTTGTGATAATGGCCTTTTTTTTTATGCTCGACCTTGCACTCGGGTCGGTAAAAATACCTCTTGGAAACATTATTGATATCGTGTTCGGAAAAGGTTCAGAGAACGAAGCCTGGGAAAAGATCGTTACCTATATCCGGATTCCGAAAGCGCTTACCGCCGTCATCGCCGGAGCGGCACTGTCGGCAAGTGGTTTACAGATGCAGACGTTGTTCCGAAATCCTCTGGCAGGACCTTCTGTACTGGGTATTTCGGCAGGTGCCAGCCTTGGAGTGGCCATGGTCATGCTGGCATCCGGCGCGGCAGCAAATGCCTTTGCCATCCGCCAGCTCGGGCTTGGCGGGAGCTGGCTCATCGTTGTCGCTTCAACCCTTGGAGCTGCGTTCGTTCTTCTTATCGTGCTGGGGATAGCGGTGCGGATCAAGGATAATATCGTACTGCTCATTGTCGGTATCATGGTTGGAAATATCACGATATCGATCATCAGTATCTGGCAGTATTTCAGTGAACCTGAACAGATACAGGATTACCTGATCTGGACATTCGGCAGTCTCGGCGGTGTGCTGGGGAGCCAACTGTATGTTCTGGCAATCGTAGTCGGCATAGGGCTCATGATTTCCTTTGCTGCGTCCAAGTCTCTCAATGTCATGCTTCTCGGAGAGAATTACGCGCGCAGTCTCGGGATGAGTACGCTCTATGTCCGGATTACCGTCATTGCCGCTACAAGTCTGCTTGCCGGAAGCGTAACCGGCTTCTGCGGCCCTATAGGCTTTATCGGTATAGCCGTTCCCCACCTGACACGATCGATTCTCAATACTTCCGATCATCGTTTTCTTATGCCCAGTTCCTGCCTTGTCGGGGCGATTCTGATGTTGGTATGCGATATCATCGCCCAGATGCCGGGAAGCCAGACCACCCTTCCGATCAATGCCGTTACCGCTTTGATCGGTTCTCCTGTCGTTATCTGGGTTATCATGAAGAACAGAAACCTCAAGTCGTCGTTTGCATGA
- a CDS encoding ABC transporter substrate-binding protein: protein MNIFRSSFTGSVHHRFSGVLRCAISLFAVVFTTGLSGCSNETEVHPKQEAVSVDVPLSYAKGFSLYDHEGFKTLRVIVDLDGRQDTLRYLLIPKESPLPDGFDEHVVVRTPVERVALFSTTQVGYIDLLGCADRIIGIARPDYVNTPSLRERIEKGAVSEIGMPFSPNVEEILELNPEMIVTTAFPAARQTDYKALVMAGIPVVVVAEWLEESPLGRAEWLKLYAALLGREEVAVEKFADIEHSYHALKALTDTLSHRPSVVTGMPFKDAWFVPGGNSYVACFLRDAGADYHWKNRAKTGSIKMDIEAIYPVALEAEFWLNPGTVQSLDELLAKDIRFRDFFAVRSGKVYNNNRLLNPAGGNAYWELGAVRPDRVLGDLIRILHPDLFPERGNGDDSLTFYRHIQ, encoded by the coding sequence ATGAATATATTTCGTTCTTCTTTTACCGGTTCGGTGCATCATCGTTTTTCCGGTGTTCTGCGATGTGCTATCTCTCTTTTCGCCGTTGTGTTCACCACCGGGTTGAGTGGATGCAGCAATGAAACGGAAGTACACCCGAAACAGGAAGCTGTGTCCGTTGACGTTCCCCTTTCCTACGCCAAAGGTTTTTCCCTGTACGATCATGAGGGGTTCAAGACTTTACGAGTCATCGTCGATCTCGATGGCCGCCAAGACACGTTGCGCTATCTGCTGATTCCCAAGGAGTCTCCTTTACCTGACGGTTTCGATGAGCATGTGGTGGTCAGGACTCCCGTTGAGCGTGTGGCTTTGTTTTCGACAACACAGGTTGGTTATATCGATCTGCTTGGATGCGCCGATCGGATCATTGGTATTGCCCGACCCGACTATGTCAATACTCCATCCTTACGTGAGCGGATCGAGAAAGGCGCCGTATCGGAAATCGGTATGCCGTTCAGTCCCAACGTGGAAGAAATTCTCGAACTGAATCCTGAAATGATAGTGACGACAGCGTTTCCCGCTGCTAGGCAGACCGATTACAAGGCATTGGTAATGGCTGGAATTCCTGTTGTCGTCGTTGCTGAATGGCTCGAGGAATCTCCCCTCGGAAGAGCGGAATGGCTGAAGCTGTATGCGGCTCTGCTCGGTCGTGAGGAAGTTGCCGTCGAGAAATTTGCGGATATCGAGCACTCTTATCATGCCCTCAAGGCACTTACCGACACTCTTTCCCACCGTCCGTCGGTTGTTACAGGGATGCCTTTCAAGGACGCGTGGTTCGTGCCTGGAGGAAACAGCTATGTGGCATGTTTTCTCAGGGACGCAGGGGCGGATTATCATTGGAAAAACAGGGCAAAGACCGGCAGCATCAAAATGGATATAGAGGCTATTTACCCGGTCGCCCTTGAAGCGGAGTTCTGGCTTAATCCGGGAACGGTTCAGTCCCTCGATGAACTGCTTGCCAAAGACATTCGGTTCAGAGATTTTTTCGCGGTGCGATCTGGCAAAGTGTACAACAATAACCGGTTACTGAATCCGGCAGGAGGGAATGCATATTGGGAGCTTGGGGCTGTACGGCCCGACAGGGTATTGGGAGACTTGATCAGGATCCTGCATCCGGACTTGTTCCCGGAGAGGGGCAATGGAGATGATTCGTTAACTTTTTACAGGCATATACAGTAG
- a CDS encoding 4Fe-4S dicluster domain-containing protein has protein sequence MMSDTAKKRRRGRLTVPRKEIAWYPTIEPDACNSCCSCYDFCPKGVFASGEVEGLRRRPKMEVTQPYNCIVLCTACEKVCAAGAISFPKREDFERYVEYYE, from the coding sequence ATGATGAGTGATACTGCGAAAAAAAGAAGGCGTGGACGCCTGACTGTTCCCCGCAAGGAGATTGCGTGGTACCCGACTATCGAGCCGGATGCTTGCAACAGTTGTTGTTCCTGTTATGATTTCTGTCCCAAAGGGGTCTTTGCATCCGGTGAGGTGGAAGGGCTGCGCCGTCGCCCGAAAATGGAGGTGACTCAGCCGTACAACTGTATCGTTCTTTGTACCGCATGTGAAAAGGTATGTGCCGCAGGGGCCATTTCGTTCCCGAAACGAGAAGACTTTGAGCGGTATGTGGAGTATTATGAATGA